A single Lolium perenne isolate Kyuss_39 chromosome 6, Kyuss_2.0, whole genome shotgun sequence DNA region contains:
- the LOC127326763 gene encoding uncharacterized protein: MAIESGVPPSLRSPLNFSSSQKQLHRRRPIPPLLPELVFSIPPVEQPVSGEICGGPHEPVHVRVEEKGGSSRKTMQEWQLAMVEGREFEYPAMMTDDEIARLGVLVSEVDRPVQPPLPRYATGIMPPGLTCMHYYCQILPRVP; the protein is encoded by the exons ATGGCGATTGAGTCGGGCGTCCCCCCATCCCTCCGCTCCCCCCTCAACTTTTCTTCTTCCCAGAAGcagctccaccgccgccgccccatCCCTCCACTCCTCCCTGAACTCGTCTTCTCCATCccgccggttgagcagccggtatcCGGCGAGATCTGTGGGGGACCGCATGAGCCCGTCCATGTCCGTGTGGAGGAGAAGGGCGGCAGCAGCCGGAAGACCATGCAG GAATGGCAGTTGGCCATGGTGGAGGGCCGGGAATTCGAGTACCCGGCGATGATGACGGACGATGAGATCGcgaggctcggcgtcctcgtctcggaggtggaccgaccggtgcagccgccgctgccccggtacGCCACCGGCATCATGCCGCCGGGCCTCACGTGTATGCACTATTATTGTCAAATATTGCCACGTGTTCCTTAA